The Flavobacterium commune genome contains a region encoding:
- a CDS encoding glycoside hydrolase family 27 protein, translating into MKKQIFSLILMVLCLSSGSVEAQTKLADGSLLAPTPPMGWMTWNYFADKFNETDIREMADAMVSSGMVKAGYNYLFIDDGWQGGRDNRNNIIPDPKKFPSGIKALADYVHSKGLKLGIYSDAAPLTCGGYTASLNFEEQDAKTFASWGIDYLKYDYCGAPDDMEIAKTRYKKMADALRNSGRDIVLGICEWGGRKPWLWGGQVGGQLWRTTGDVRDKWRSIKPVKTLKDLDTEGAGILDIVDFSQDYASYAGPGHWNDMDMLVVGLYGKKGPSGDFGGVGCTDAEYQSQMSLWSIMNSPLAASNDVRNMNAETKRILLNDEVIAINQDALGKQAVCKIKNDTWSVFVKPLANGDYAIAIVNRSETTQKSKINFAELGLNETYEIKDLWAHKVIGKGKKWSGMVQRHETKMFRLKKI; encoded by the coding sequence ATGAAAAAACAAATTTTTAGTCTTATCCTAATGGTGCTTTGCTTGAGTTCTGGAAGTGTAGAAGCGCAAACCAAATTGGCTGATGGTTCTTTATTGGCACCAACTCCACCTATGGGTTGGATGACCTGGAATTATTTTGCAGATAAATTTAATGAGACAGATATACGTGAAATGGCAGATGCCATGGTAAGTAGCGGTATGGTTAAAGCGGGCTATAATTATCTGTTTATAGACGATGGATGGCAGGGCGGAAGAGATAACAGAAACAATATTATTCCTGATCCTAAAAAATTTCCATCGGGTATAAAAGCACTTGCCGATTATGTGCATAGCAAAGGATTGAAATTAGGAATTTATTCGGATGCGGCTCCGTTAACCTGCGGGGGCTATACTGCCAGTTTGAATTTTGAAGAACAGGATGCGAAAACTTTTGCTTCCTGGGGAATTGACTATTTGAAATACGATTATTGTGGAGCTCCCGATGATATGGAAATAGCCAAAACACGCTACAAAAAAATGGCGGATGCTTTACGCAATAGCGGGCGTGATATTGTGTTGGGTATTTGCGAATGGGGTGGACGTAAACCTTGGCTTTGGGGAGGACAGGTTGGTGGTCAGTTATGGCGTACAACCGGTGATGTAAGGGATAAATGGAGAAGTATTAAACCAGTTAAAACACTTAAAGATTTAGATACTGAAGGAGCCGGAATATTAGATATTGTAGATTTTTCTCAAGATTACGCATCCTATGCCGGACCAGGACATTGGAATGATATGGATATGCTTGTGGTTGGGCTTTATGGTAAAAAAGGACCTTCGGGTGATTTTGGTGGAGTTGGATGTACTGATGCCGAATACCAAAGTCAGATGAGTCTTTGGTCTATTATGAATTCTCCATTGGCAGCATCTAATGATGTTCGTAATATGAATGCCGAAACCAAACGCATTTTATTAAATGATGAGGTAATTGCTATCAATCAGGATGCTTTGGGTAAACAGGCAGTTTGTAAAATCAAGAATGATACTTGGAGTGTATTTGTAAAACCATTGGCAAATGGGGATTATGCAATTGCAATTGTAAACCGTTCTGAAACCACTCAAAAATCAAAAATCAATTTTGCTGAACTGGGATTAAATGAAACCTACGAAATCAAGGATTTATGGGCACACAAAGTAATTGGTAAAGGGAAAAAATGGAGTGGAATGGTACAGCGCCATGAAACAAAAATGTTTCGACTGAAAAAAATATAA
- a CDS encoding sugar porter family MFS transporter, translating into MKKIVVWSVIASLAGFLFGFDTVVISGADKKLQELWNSSDAFHGTVVMGMALWGTVFGAIFGGIPTNKIGRKNTLLWIGILFFFSAIGSALANDPYVFAAFRFIGGLGVGASTIAAPAYISEIAPAKDRGKLVAFYQFNIVLGILMAFLSNYLLRNTGENSWRWMMGVQAFPSFIYTLFVFGIPKSPRWLLSKSRNEEAKKILILMGQEAEYEEMKKEIELDNNNAALTNDTIFLKKYRTPLILAFLIALFNQLSGINAFLYYSPRIFQEAGLGESTALLSSIGIGVVNLVFTLLGVSLIDKLGRKVLMYIGSVGYIISLSLVAIAFFLKWQGMAVPIFLFLFIAAHAIGQGAVIWVFISEIFPNHLRASGQAFGSTTHWVLAAIIPSLIPFLFSSIGAGVVFLFFAVMMVFQLLFVAFLMPET; encoded by the coding sequence ATGAAAAAAATAGTCGTTTGGTCTGTTATTGCTTCGCTTGCAGGATTTCTGTTTGGTTTTGACACAGTAGTCATTTCGGGAGCTGATAAAAAATTGCAAGAGCTTTGGAATTCATCTGATGCTTTTCATGGAACTGTAGTTATGGGAATGGCTTTATGGGGTACCGTTTTCGGAGCCATTTTTGGTGGAATACCTACTAATAAAATAGGAAGAAAGAATACTTTATTATGGATAGGGATTTTATTTTTCTTTTCGGCCATTGGATCAGCTTTAGCAAATGATCCTTATGTTTTTGCTGCTTTTAGATTTATTGGAGGTTTGGGTGTAGGAGCATCTACAATTGCTGCTCCGGCTTATATTTCTGAAATAGCACCGGCAAAAGACCGAGGGAAATTAGTTGCTTTTTATCAATTTAATATTGTCTTAGGGATTTTGATGGCCTTTCTGTCTAATTATTTGTTGAGAAATACAGGAGAGAATTCATGGAGATGGATGATGGGAGTACAAGCCTTTCCTTCCTTTATTTATACGCTGTTCGTTTTTGGTATTCCTAAGAGCCCAAGATGGTTGTTGTCTAAATCCAGAAATGAAGAGGCTAAAAAAATATTGATATTAATGGGACAGGAAGCAGAGTATGAAGAAATGAAAAAGGAGATTGAGCTGGATAATAACAATGCCGCTTTGACAAATGATACTATCTTTTTGAAAAAATACCGCACTCCATTAATTCTGGCTTTTTTAATAGCCTTGTTTAATCAGTTATCAGGGATTAACGCTTTTCTGTATTATTCTCCCCGAATTTTTCAGGAGGCTGGTTTGGGAGAGAGTACTGCGTTACTTAGCAGTATTGGTATCGGTGTTGTCAATTTAGTTTTTACTTTATTAGGGGTTTCATTAATTGATAAGTTGGGTAGAAAAGTACTGATGTACATAGGCTCGGTAGGTTATATTATTTCGCTGAGTCTTGTAGCTATCGCTTTCTTTTTAAAATGGCAGGGAATGGCAGTTCCGATTTTTCTGTTCTTGTTTATTGCAGCTCATGCCATTGGTCAGGGTGCTGTTATCTGGGTTTTTATTTCAGAGATTTTTCCAAATCACCTTAGAGCTTCAGGACAAGCTTTTGGGAGTACTACGCATTGGGTTTTGGCAGCAATAATTCCATCACTAATACCATTTTTGTTTTCTTCAATCGGAGCGGGTGTGGTGTTTTTATTCTTTGCCGTAATGATGGTTTTTCAACTTTTGTTTGTGGCTTTTTTAATGCCGGAAACTTAA
- a CDS encoding glycoside hydrolase family 32 protein — translation MTKIAIKKHAKLLLCTIGLLTLFNCKESSVSDKKAYTEEELYRPNFHFTPKKAWMNDPNGMFYYNGYYHLYFQHYPDSTVWGPMHWGHAISTDMVTWTEKPIAIYPDEKGYIFSGSAVVDLQNTSGFGSLKNPPIVAMFTYHDPTKEKTKEPGIQSQGIAYSLDEGLTWKKYEKNPVVEFPSIKDFRDPKMTWDNIHKQWLMVLAAGDKTIFYSSKNLKDWTMLSDFGKNIGAHGGVWECPDFFPMMVEGSDEYKWVLLLSINPGGPNGGSATQYFVGDFDGKIFKLDESFSKDINGQKGLWIDYGRDNYAGVTWSNISETDGRKLFMGWMSNWDYAQKVPTQKWRSSMTVARELKLIKENNHYRLSSVPVRELQNYVANTIKKEALKITDKKTVLIDKSSIDLTRLDIQFTLRNLKKDIYTFSLCNSSDNNISFGINKKDKYFFIDRKKSGDLSFSDAFAKQISKAPFTEDFDKIDVRVIVDKTSIEVFYDNGKTVMTEIFFPEKPMETFSVTKEKFDFTIENLTINQLNFN, via the coding sequence ATGACTAAAATTGCTATTAAAAAACACGCTAAATTATTGTTGTGTACCATAGGTTTACTGACTTTGTTTAATTGTAAAGAGTCTTCAGTATCAGATAAAAAAGCATATACGGAAGAAGAATTGTACCGACCTAATTTTCATTTCACGCCTAAAAAAGCCTGGATGAATGACCCTAACGGCATGTTTTATTATAATGGGTATTATCATCTTTATTTTCAGCATTATCCGGATTCAACTGTTTGGGGACCTATGCACTGGGGACATGCAATAAGTACTGATATGGTCACCTGGACAGAAAAACCAATTGCCATTTACCCGGATGAAAAAGGATATATCTTTTCAGGAAGTGCTGTGGTGGATTTACAAAACACTTCCGGATTTGGGAGTTTGAAAAATCCTCCTATCGTAGCCATGTTTACCTATCATGATCCAACAAAAGAAAAAACGAAAGAGCCTGGAATTCAGTCACAAGGGATAGCCTATTCATTAGACGAAGGATTGACTTGGAAAAAATATGAAAAAAATCCGGTAGTAGAATTTCCTTCGATTAAAGATTTCAGAGATCCAAAGATGACCTGGGATAACATTCACAAACAATGGTTAATGGTTTTAGCCGCAGGTGATAAAACTATTTTTTACAGTTCTAAAAACCTAAAAGACTGGACAATGCTTTCTGATTTTGGAAAAAATATCGGAGCACACGGCGGTGTTTGGGAATGTCCTGATTTTTTTCCGATGATGGTAGAAGGTTCGGACGAATATAAATGGGTGCTTTTGTTGAGTATCAATCCTGGAGGACCTAACGGCGGTTCGGCTACGCAATATTTTGTAGGTGATTTTGATGGTAAGATATTTAAGCTGGATGAATCTTTTTCTAAAGATATAAATGGGCAAAAAGGGCTATGGATTGATTACGGAAGAGATAATTATGCAGGTGTAACCTGGTCTAATATTTCAGAGACCGATGGCAGAAAACTGTTTATGGGTTGGATGTCCAATTGGGACTATGCCCAAAAAGTTCCAACTCAAAAATGGAGAAGCAGCATGACTGTAGCCAGAGAATTAAAATTGATTAAGGAAAATAATCATTACAGGCTTTCTTCAGTTCCGGTAAGAGAATTACAAAATTATGTAGCCAATACAATCAAGAAGGAAGCGCTTAAAATTACCGATAAAAAAACGGTTTTAATTGATAAATCATCAATTGACTTAACAAGGTTAGACATTCAATTTACCTTAAGAAATCTTAAAAAAGACATCTATACTTTTTCACTGTGTAACAGTTCTGATAACAATATCAGTTTTGGTATTAATAAAAAGGACAAATACTTTTTTATCGACCGAAAAAAATCAGGGGATTTGTCTTTCTCGGATGCTTTTGCAAAACAAATTTCGAAAGCCCCTTTTACTGAAGATTTTGATAAAATAGACGTAAGAGTAATAGTCGATAAAACTTCAATCGAAGTGTTTTACGATAACGGCAAAACAGTAATGACCGAAATATTTTTTCCGGAAAAACCAATGGAAACATTTTCTGTAACGAAAGAAAAATTCGATTTCACCATCGAAAACTTAACTATTAACCAATTAAATTTTAACTAA
- a CDS encoding SusC/RagA family TonB-linked outer membrane protein, translating into MKRKIIFYLILMGSFFSLSAQNIGIKGVVTSSEDGMSLPGVSVVVSGSNKGTITDMDGKYELRNVDPKATLTFSYVGFTNQTLEVNGQETINVILKSESQQLTEVVVTGYSKERKVDVTGAVVVVEMKPIEGQSMSSGNAMQALQGRVAGLSIEKSGDPSGTSSKILIRGVSTLGNTDPLYVIDGVPTVRPEVFASLNPSAIESVQVLKDASASSIYGSRAANGVIVVTTKNAFKGERMNVSYNTSISAMSEKKQRYKMLNSVDRGKVLWQASVNDGANPTDAYGAIYNFDWNNDLNNPVLNSVSVQPYVGGDTNMPAGNTDWQDVVYKTGFVINNDLSVSGGTDKSNAMLNLGYLDNTGMLKYTNFERYTARLNANFKLFNDKVRFGINSQFTQSNERLAANDVGNSPVPALAISLAPTIPVYTNSGGYGGPLGSGYSDRNNPLLMQYLNRWDNTRRISLYGNVFTEIDLVKNLTYRNSIGMDFNDFNRKDIEPIVRNGSVNRDNNSLTHNTNKYSSLTISNTLNYNVKLSDHKIGVLVGVESVKTDFHSLLARGENFAVESEDYFVLSAASGARTSNGLTTGSRLLSQFGKVNYAFSDKYLATFTIRRDGSSRFGEDNRYGVFPAATVGWKISNEDFLKNVKALSSLKLRAGYGEVGNQSIGDFASLGLFEARYGVNQNVFIPDFFNIYYNVGTAYDLGGVNTGNLPSGFVAIQAANSGLKWESTKEINLGVDFAFLDNKLSGSFDYFARKTDGILIKPPVASVLGEGQQRFVNGASTSNKGWELVLGYSDTLENGLNFNVTTNFGATKNKITALPEEVRTAYPGTAANSIVGHSQFEIFGYKTDGLFQSQADIDSHATQVASRLGGIKFVDINNDGVINSNDRTFIGSTQPKLEYGINISLAYKNIDMSVFGSGVSGRKGVDPYIYWNNFVQGRENAGPGTLNAWSPTNTSSTIPSLTTNNTDYANMSDYLLRNNSYFKVRNIQIGYSLPESITEKTGFITRCRIYAQGENLFWFTPKGYIGSDPERTNINSIPVPTTFSLGVNLNF; encoded by the coding sequence ATGAAACGAAAAATCATTTTTTATTTAATTCTAATGGGGTCATTTTTTTCACTTTCGGCCCAAAACATCGGAATAAAAGGAGTTGTAACCTCTTCTGAAGACGGTATGTCGCTCCCGGGGGTATCTGTTGTAGTATCAGGGTCTAATAAGGGGACTATTACTGATATGGACGGTAAATATGAACTTAGAAATGTAGATCCAAAAGCAACTTTGACTTTTAGTTATGTGGGATTTACAAATCAAACACTAGAAGTAAACGGTCAGGAAACAATTAATGTTATTTTAAAATCAGAATCGCAGCAATTAACAGAGGTTGTGGTAACGGGATATTCTAAAGAACGAAAAGTCGATGTGACAGGAGCTGTAGTTGTTGTTGAGATGAAACCCATCGAAGGGCAAAGTATGAGTTCTGGTAATGCCATGCAGGCGCTACAAGGTAGGGTTGCAGGTTTGTCTATTGAAAAATCAGGAGATCCAAGTGGTACGAGTAGTAAGATTTTGATTAGAGGGGTGAGCACTCTGGGTAATACCGATCCATTGTATGTAATTGATGGTGTGCCTACAGTAAGACCAGAGGTTTTTGCCAGTTTAAATCCAAGTGCAATAGAATCGGTTCAGGTATTGAAAGATGCTTCTGCTTCGTCTATTTATGGTTCCAGAGCGGCTAATGGTGTTATTGTTGTAACAACCAAAAATGCTTTTAAAGGAGAAAGAATGAATGTCTCTTACAATACCAGTATTTCAGCAATGTCAGAGAAAAAACAAAGGTATAAAATGCTGAATTCAGTAGATAGAGGAAAGGTTTTGTGGCAGGCATCAGTTAATGATGGAGCTAATCCGACAGATGCTTACGGAGCAATCTATAATTTTGACTGGAATAATGACCTGAATAATCCGGTATTGAATAGCGTTTCCGTTCAGCCTTATGTAGGTGGGGATACTAATATGCCGGCAGGAAATACAGATTGGCAGGATGTAGTGTATAAAACAGGATTTGTTATCAATAATGATTTGTCCGTATCAGGAGGTACTGATAAATCCAATGCCATGTTGAATTTAGGCTATTTGGATAATACAGGAATGTTGAAATATACTAATTTCGAAAGATATACCGCAAGATTGAATGCTAATTTCAAGTTGTTTAACGACAAGGTACGATTTGGTATTAATTCACAGTTTACCCAATCTAATGAAAGATTAGCGGCTAATGACGTTGGGAATTCTCCGGTTCCTGCCTTGGCTATTTCATTAGCACCAACAATTCCGGTTTATACTAATTCCGGTGGATACGGAGGACCTTTAGGCTCTGGTTATTCTGATAGAAATAACCCTTTGTTAATGCAATATTTAAACAGATGGGATAATACCAGAAGAATTTCGTTGTATGGAAATGTTTTTACCGAAATAGATTTAGTAAAAAACCTTACCTACAGAAATAGTATTGGTATGGATTTTAATGATTTCAACAGAAAAGATATTGAACCTATAGTACGTAATGGATCGGTTAACAGAGACAATAATAGCTTGACTCATAATACTAATAAATATTCGAGTTTAACCATTTCGAATACTTTGAATTATAATGTAAAGCTTTCCGATCATAAAATTGGTGTTTTGGTTGGGGTAGAATCAGTTAAAACAGATTTTCATAGTTTATTAGCTCGTGGAGAGAATTTTGCTGTAGAATCAGAAGATTATTTTGTATTATCAGCTGCTTCAGGAGCCAGAACCTCAAATGGATTAACAACAGGAAGCCGATTGCTTTCTCAGTTTGGAAAAGTTAACTATGCCTTTTCTGATAAATATTTGGCAACATTTACTATAAGGAGAGATGGTTCTTCCCGATTTGGTGAAGACAACAGATACGGAGTTTTCCCGGCAGCTACAGTAGGTTGGAAAATCAGTAATGAAGATTTTCTGAAAAATGTTAAAGCACTTTCGTCATTAAAACTTCGTGCCGGTTATGGTGAGGTAGGAAATCAATCCATTGGAGATTTTGCCAGTTTAGGTTTGTTTGAAGCCAGATATGGGGTTAATCAAAATGTTTTTATACCTGATTTTTTCAATATTTATTACAATGTAGGTACTGCCTATGATTTGGGTGGAGTGAATACAGGAAATTTACCATCTGGTTTTGTGGCTATCCAAGCGGCTAATTCAGGATTGAAATGGGAATCGACTAAAGAGATAAACTTAGGGGTGGATTTTGCTTTTTTGGATAACAAATTATCAGGTTCCTTTGATTATTTTGCCAGAAAAACTGATGGAATTTTAATTAAACCACCCGTTGCTTCGGTTTTAGGAGAAGGGCAACAGCGTTTTGTGAATGGAGCTTCTACTTCTAACAAAGGTTGGGAATTGGTTTTAGGATACTCAGATACATTAGAGAATGGATTGAATTTTAATGTTACTACTAACTTTGGTGCTACTAAAAACAAAATAACCGCTTTGCCTGAGGAGGTAAGAACAGCTTATCCTGGAACAGCAGCTAATTCTATCGTTGGTCATTCTCAGTTTGAAATTTTTGGATACAAAACCGATGGATTATTTCAATCACAAGCTGATATAGATTCTCATGCTACACAAGTAGCATCCAGATTAGGAGGAATTAAATTTGTGGATATTAATAATGATGGTGTTATCAATTCAAATGATAGAACTTTTATTGGTTCAACACAGCCTAAATTAGAATACGGTATCAATATTAGTTTGGCTTATAAAAATATCGATATGTCTGTTTTTGGTTCTGGAGTTAGCGGAAGAAAAGGGGTCGATCCTTATATTTATTGGAATAATTTTGTTCAGGGTAGAGAAAATGCAGGGCCTGGAACTTTGAATGCCTGGTCCCCAACAAATACAAGTAGTACGATACCTTCACTAACAACAAATAATACGGATTACGCTAATATGTCCGATTATTTATTAAGAAACAATTCTTATTTCAAAGTTAGAAATATCCAAATTGGGTATTCATTGCCGGAGAGTATAACTGAAAAAACCGGTTTTATTACTCGTTGTAGAATATATGCTCAGGGAGAGAACTTATTTTGGTTTACTCCAAAAGGATATATCGGTTCTGATCCGGAACGTACTAATATAAATTCAATACCAGTACCTACAACATTCTCATTAGGTGTAAACTTAAACTTTTAA
- a CDS encoding RagB/SusD family nutrient uptake outer membrane protein: MKKYNKIVISFMSAILLASCSSDFLDYEPKGALKPDQVATIANADALVVAAYAAIGNDEMIGPITSQWVYGSVRSDDAYKGGGGRGDVDVVDRYEQYNLTIPDYGDWMLPRTWTNHFKAISRANFALSVVNNIDEADYPLKKIRQAELRFLRAHSYFMLKLLFNKVPFITEDLTKEQILATSNDLSSDALWNKIADDFIFAHDNLPPSQEQVGRADKNAASAYLAKLRLYQAYEQNDDHQVVNINAARLQEVIDYANEVTGSLETDFGYNFLDGRDNGPESIWAVQFSINDGTNVGRVSFVTGLNSPHGNPLYGCCGFHMASQNMVNAFKTDAVTGLPLLDTFNNADIYNTVDGTGKSSLTAGVTLDPRIDHTVGVPGRPFKYKNTLKTAGDMVYNFSWARDPGVYGYFGNMKEQQSPDCSCYVKNGPFVGTSKNVDFIRYADVLLFKAEALIQLNRKDEALPIINLIRARAAASTAMPLAAGASNVYKVEPYLSFPSKDYAMKALMFERRLEFGMEGPRFFDLVRWGIAEPVLNAYLAVEKVKKGFLSSAHFTAGRDEYYPIPQREIDFTGGLYTQNPGY; this comes from the coding sequence ATGAAAAAATATAATAAAATAGTTATCAGCTTCATGTCAGCTATATTGTTGGCATCATGTAGCTCCGATTTTTTAGATTATGAACCTAAAGGGGCGCTAAAACCGGATCAGGTTGCTACAATAGCCAATGCGGATGCGCTTGTTGTTGCTGCTTATGCGGCAATTGGAAATGACGAAATGATTGGACCAATTACCAGTCAGTGGGTTTATGGAAGTGTTCGATCTGATGATGCCTACAAAGGTGGTGGAGGTCGTGGTGACGTAGATGTTGTGGACAGATACGAACAATATAATTTGACCATTCCTGATTATGGCGACTGGATGTTGCCTAGAACATGGACAAATCACTTTAAGGCAATTTCCCGAGCTAACTTTGCTTTGTCTGTAGTTAATAATATTGATGAAGCCGATTATCCGTTAAAGAAAATCAGACAGGCTGAATTGCGTTTTCTAAGAGCACACTCTTATTTTATGTTGAAGTTGTTGTTTAATAAAGTGCCTTTCATTACAGAAGACCTTACTAAAGAACAAATTTTGGCAACCTCAAATGATTTGTCTTCAGATGCCTTATGGAATAAAATTGCAGATGATTTTATTTTTGCTCATGATAATTTACCTCCTTCACAGGAACAGGTAGGTAGAGCGGATAAAAACGCAGCATCGGCTTATTTGGCAAAATTAAGATTGTATCAGGCATACGAACAAAATGATGATCATCAGGTAGTAAACATCAATGCAGCCCGATTACAGGAAGTTATTGATTATGCTAATGAAGTAACCGGAAGTTTAGAAACAGATTTTGGTTATAATTTCTTAGATGGTCGTGATAATGGTCCGGAATCGATTTGGGCTGTTCAGTTTTCAATCAATGACGGAACAAATGTGGGTAGAGTAAGTTTTGTAACAGGATTAAACTCTCCTCATGGTAACCCTCTTTACGGATGTTGCGGTTTCCATATGGCCAGTCAGAACATGGTAAACGCATTCAAAACCGATGCTGTTACGGGATTACCATTGTTAGATACTTTTAACAATGCAGATATTTATAATACAGTTGATGGTACAGGGAAATCATCGCTAACTGCAGGAGTAACACTAGATCCAAGAATTGATCATACGGTAGGGGTTCCAGGAAGACCATTCAAGTATAAAAATACTTTGAAAACGGCTGGGGATATGGTTTATAATTTTAGCTGGGCTAGAGATCCGGGGGTTTACGGCTACTTTGGGAATATGAAAGAACAACAATCACCAGACTGTTCTTGTTACGTTAAAAACGGACCCTTCGTAGGAACTTCTAAAAACGTGGATTTTATTAGATATGCTGATGTGTTGTTGTTTAAAGCAGAAGCTTTAATTCAGTTAAACAGAAAGGATGAAGCTTTACCTATTATTAATTTAATAAGAGCCAGAGCCGCTGCAAGTACAGCAATGCCTCTAGCCGCAGGAGCTTCAAATGTGTATAAAGTAGAACCGTATCTTTCTTTTCCTTCAAAAGATTATGCTATGAAAGCATTGATGTTTGAAAGAAGATTGGAATTTGGTATGGAAGGCCCTAGATTCTTCGATTTGGTAAGATGGGGAATCGCCGAACCGGTTTTAAACGCTTACCTTGCTGTTGAGAAAGTAAAAAAAGGCTTCCTTTCAAGTGCACATTTTACAGCGGGTAGAGATGAATATTATCCAATACCTCAAAGAGAAATTGATTTTACAGGAGGATTATATACTCAAAATCCAGGGTATTAA